In Rutidosis leptorrhynchoides isolate AG116_Rl617_1_P2 chromosome 2, CSIRO_AGI_Rlap_v1, whole genome shotgun sequence, one genomic interval encodes:
- the LOC139888761 gene encoding uncharacterized protein, producing the protein MIRRKNSKCNFRGININGSWCEDSIVVKDAIFEHFKGIFCKTVHARPRLLPNHSIGPDCVNRVGPGSVYTGTVGLSSHASEFGPYSNAGRPGEHINSTTGIFKLSNSQAMGLEEQFSGEEIWEAVNSCANNKAPGPDGFNMRFFKKFWAIISDDLIEAIRGFWQNGTISSGCNSSFITLIPKVANPVNLNEYRPISLIGSFYKIIAKLLSNRIKKVIPNLVGFEQSAFIKGRNIMDGVLIANESLEFLRSKHIRSMVFKVDFEKAFDSLNWDFLDEMMILMGFGSKWRKWIASCIGSASVSVLVNGSPTKEFYLGRGVRQGDPLSPFLFIIAAEGLNWMAKSAVSNGRFFGVEIGKDKITLSHLQYADDTIFFGKWSFENLENLMKSLKCFELCSGLKVNYNKSNLFGVGVDKEEVRDMSTVFGCNVGTFPMIYLGLPIGAKMKKTIELEAGIEIDNAGVGFSSSFERKIGNGHNTKLWEDVWLLDKPLKEVFKRLVRLESNPQVSVANRIHSRDGSIAFSWSWSRSLTGRTKDELDRLEAILSNVTLNPEKEDYFSWKLSNCEIFVWRAKRERLPVLSELDKRGIDLHSVLCPLCDSNIETVGHSLLACTHARVVWEKVRDWWGFDSANLSFDDLFRGLVPSSCSDWGHLLWQAVEWTCGYLIWKNRNQKVFKNTTWTPPNALSEIQVLSYD; encoded by the exons ATGATTCGAAGGAAAAATAGTAAATGTAATTTTCGTGGAATTAACATTAACGGGTCATGGTGCGAGGATTCAATTGTGGTAAAGGATGCAATTTTTGAACACTTTAAAGGTATTTTCTGCAAAACAGTCCATGCTCGTCCCAGGTTGCTGCCAAATCATTCGATTGGGCCTGATTGCGTTAACAGAGTTGGGCCTGGCTCAGTTTACACGGGTACGGTTGGGCTTTCTTCACATGCCAGCGAGTTTGGGCCTTATTCGAATGCTGGCAGACCAGGGGAACATATTAATTCGACCACTGGAATTTTTAAACTCTCCAACTCACAAGCTATGGGGCTCGAGGAACAGTTTAGTGGGGAGGAAATTTGGGAGGCGGTTAACAGTTGTGCGAATAACAAAGCTCCAGGACCGGATGGCTTTAACATGAGATTTTTTAAAAAGTTTTGGGCAATTATTAGTGATGATTTAATAGAAGCTATTCGTGGTTTTTGGCAAAATGGTACTATCTCTTCGGGTTGCAATTCGTCTTTTATCACCTTAATCCCTAAGGTTGCCAACCCGGTAAATCTAAACGAGTATAGACCTATTAGCCTCATTGGTAGTTTTTATAAGATTATTGCTAAGCTCCTTTCAAATCGAATTAAAAAGGTTATTCCGAATCTTGTTGGTTTTGAGCAAAGCGCCTTTATTAAAGGAAGAAATATTATGGATGGCGTTTTGATTGCGAATGAGTCTCTTGAATTTTTGAGGAGCAAGCACATTAGAAGTATGGTGTTTAAAGTTGATTTTGAGAAGGCGTTTGATAGTCTAAATTGGGACTTTTTGGATGAGATGATGATATTGATGGGGTTTGGTTCCAAGTGGAGGAAATGGATTGCTTCATGTATCGGTTCGGCATCCGTCTCGGTCTTAGTCAATGGATCTCCAACTAAGGAATTTTATCTCGGGAGAGGTGTTAGGCAAGGTGACCCCCTATCCCCTTTTCTCTTCATTATTGCGGCGGAAGGACTTAACTGGATGGCTAAATCGGCGGTCTCAAATGGCCGATTCTTTGGTGTTGAAATTGGTAAAGATAAAATCACTTTGTCTcatttacaatatgcggatgataccatTTTCTTTGGTAAGTGGAGTTTTGAGAATTTAGAAAACTTAATGAAATCCTTGAAGTGCTTTGAACTTTGCTCCGGACTCAAAGTGAATTATAATAAGAGCAACTTGTTTGGTGTGGGTGTTGACAAAGAGGAGGTTAGGGATATGTCAACCGTGTTTGGTTGTAATGTTGGAACCTTTCCTATGATCTATCTTGGGCTTCCTATTGGTGCTAAAATGAAAAAAACTATCGAATTGGAAGCCG GGATCGAGATAGATAATGCGGGAGTCGGGTTCTCAAGTTCATTCGAAAGAAAAATAGGAAATGGGCACAACACTAAGTTGTGGGAAGACGTTTGGCTATTGGACAAACCACTAAAAGAGGTTTTCAAAAGATTGGTGCGGTTAGAATCTAATCCCCAAGTTTCGGTTGCTAATCGTATACATTCGCGTGATGGCTCGATAGCTTTTTCATGGAGTTGGTCTCGCTCGCTTACGGGTCGTACAAAGGATGAGTTGGATAGACTTGAAGCAATTCTCTCAAATGTGACATTGAATCCGGAAAAAGAAGATTACTTTTCGTGGAAGCTTAGCAATTGCG AAATATTTGTTTGGAGAGCGAAGCGGGAAAGATTGCCCGTGTTGTCCGAACTTGACAAACGGGGGATTGATCTTCATTCCGTTCTATGCCCGCTTTGCGATTCGAATATTGAAACGGTGGGTCATTCACTTTTGGCGTGCACGCATGCTCGGGTAGTTTGGGAAAAAGTTCGTGATTGGTGGGGATTTGATTCGGCCAACTTATCTTTTGATGATCTCTTTCGTGGTCTTGTCCCTTCGAGTTGTTCCGATTGGGGTCATCTACTTTGGCAAGCGGTAGAGTGGACTTGCGGGTATCTCATTTGGAAGAATCGAAATCAAAAAGTTTTTAAGAACACAACTTGGACTCCTCCAAATGCTCTAAGCGAAATTCAAGTTCTAAGCTACGATTGA